The following are from one region of the Marinomonas sp. CT5 genome:
- the ileS gene encoding isoleucine--tRNA ligase codes for MSTQDSPSHLAPEANNPSASERFSFVDTEQAVLTFWQDKQIFKRSLAESKHKPDYVFYDGPPFATGLPHHGHLVASTIKDIIPRYFTMKGFHVERRFGWDCHGLPIEHEIDKSLGMSAKEAVESLGIARYNAECRGIVQRYASEWEKTITRLGRWVDFDNDYRTMEPWYMESVWWVFKQLWDKGLVYQGDKVIAYSTELETVLSNFEASSNYKDVQDPAVTVLFKLVEEDAYFAAWTTTPWTLPSNLALCVGPDIPYVKVHDSTINQTLWLAEAQLESVCKGHDVEVLDRVVGADLSGKRYEPLFPYFSHLNASGAFQVFADDFVSTGSGTGIVHMAPAFGEDDNRVCKANGLHASVCPLDSRGRFTHEVTDFKNLYVKEADKAIMQTLKARDLLYRQETITHSYPFCPRSDTPIIYRSVPSWYIKVEQMRAELQANNEQINWVPEHIQQGRMGKWLEGAIDWSVSRNRYWGTPLPIWVNDTTGKHLCLGSIEELKNYTGVTVDDLHRDHVDELTFSLPEEPGTYRRIAEVFDCWFESGAMPYAQVHYPFENKAQFEQNFPAAFIAEGVDQTRGWFYTLQVLSQCLFGRPAFKNVIVNGIVMAEDGKKMSKRLKNYTPPDTLMEHYGADALRLYLINSGLVKAEEQRFSDAGVQDMVRQVLLPWLNGFRFFSTYAEIDQWQGSGSDKFSDNILDQWILSRLQTLTTKVNQEMQAYHLYNVVPALFEFIEDLTNGYIRLNRARFWQKELNEDKQQAYHTLYSCLDTFSRLMAPFTPFLAEHLYQELLPFSANERPESVHLCDYPTANAALKNEDLEASVARVQHILVMGRQLRNDLKIKLKTPLKSLTVLHKEAQVLNDIARLTDYIQTELNIKNVIFSQQENDYIDFYAKANFPVLGKRLGKQMKYYAARIAQLNEQELEHLETHGQIEVDGQVFNHEEIHVYRQAKVGTHTTSNRFVSISIDPELTEELVAEGAMREMVSHIQKMRKQQGYKVLDRIDIRIEASDVLTHWCQHHLNYIKAETLANTLRFTKVSESGSRLSTDLGEVNVVVELSSK; via the coding sequence ATGAGTACTCAAGACTCCCCTTCGCATTTAGCCCCCGAGGCGAATAACCCCTCTGCATCCGAGCGTTTTTCGTTCGTGGATACTGAACAGGCTGTGCTGACATTTTGGCAGGACAAACAGATTTTTAAGCGTTCCCTTGCCGAGTCAAAACATAAACCTGACTATGTGTTTTACGATGGACCGCCGTTTGCAACGGGGTTGCCCCATCATGGTCATCTGGTGGCATCAACCATCAAAGACATCATCCCGCGTTACTTTACGATGAAAGGATTCCATGTAGAGCGACGTTTTGGTTGGGATTGTCATGGTTTGCCCATCGAGCATGAAATCGATAAGTCTCTTGGTATGTCCGCCAAAGAAGCGGTTGAATCGCTGGGTATCGCTCGTTACAACGCGGAATGCCGTGGCATTGTTCAGCGTTATGCCAGCGAGTGGGAAAAGACCATCACGCGCCTTGGCCGCTGGGTAGATTTTGACAACGATTATCGCACCATGGAGCCTTGGTACATGGAATCCGTTTGGTGGGTCTTTAAACAATTGTGGGACAAAGGACTCGTCTACCAAGGAGACAAGGTTATCGCCTACTCCACTGAGCTGGAAACCGTATTATCCAACTTTGAAGCCAGTTCTAACTACAAGGACGTTCAAGACCCTGCGGTCACAGTGTTGTTTAAACTCGTAGAGGAAGACGCCTATTTTGCCGCTTGGACAACCACACCTTGGACACTGCCTTCAAACCTTGCCCTGTGTGTTGGCCCAGACATTCCTTATGTCAAAGTCCATGATAGCACTATCAACCAGACCCTTTGGCTCGCCGAGGCGCAACTAGAATCTGTGTGCAAAGGCCATGATGTAGAGGTGCTTGATAGAGTTGTGGGAGCCGACTTGAGTGGTAAACGCTATGAACCGCTTTTCCCCTATTTTAGCCACTTGAATGCGTCCGGCGCTTTCCAAGTATTTGCCGATGATTTTGTCTCGACTGGCAGTGGTACAGGCATTGTCCACATGGCCCCTGCCTTTGGTGAAGACGATAACCGCGTCTGCAAGGCCAATGGTCTACATGCCTCAGTTTGCCCTTTGGACAGCCGTGGCCGCTTCACCCATGAAGTGACTGACTTCAAGAACTTGTATGTGAAAGAGGCCGATAAAGCCATCATGCAAACATTAAAGGCGCGTGATCTTTTGTACCGTCAGGAAACCATCACCCATAGTTATCCTTTTTGCCCTCGCTCCGATACGCCCATCATCTACCGTTCTGTGCCCTCTTGGTACATCAAGGTAGAGCAAATGCGTGCCGAGCTACAAGCCAACAACGAACAGATCAATTGGGTACCAGAGCATATCCAACAAGGCCGAATGGGCAAATGGTTAGAAGGGGCGATCGATTGGTCGGTGTCGCGTAACCGCTATTGGGGCACTCCGCTGCCAATCTGGGTAAACGATACAACAGGAAAACATTTGTGCCTTGGCTCCATAGAAGAGTTAAAAAACTATACCGGCGTAACCGTCGACGATTTGCATCGTGATCATGTTGATGAGCTGACTTTCTCCCTTCCAGAGGAACCAGGCACTTATCGACGCATTGCGGAAGTATTCGATTGCTGGTTTGAGTCCGGTGCCATGCCTTATGCACAAGTGCACTACCCCTTTGAAAATAAAGCGCAATTTGAGCAAAACTTCCCAGCAGCGTTTATCGCAGAAGGAGTGGATCAAACACGAGGCTGGTTTTATACCTTACAAGTTCTCAGCCAATGTTTGTTCGGGCGACCAGCGTTTAAAAACGTTATCGTCAATGGCATCGTGATGGCGGAAGATGGCAAGAAGATGTCCAAACGCCTCAAAAACTACACGCCCCCAGACACTCTGATGGAGCATTACGGAGCGGATGCTTTGCGCCTCTATTTGATCAACTCTGGCTTGGTTAAAGCGGAAGAGCAGCGTTTTTCTGATGCAGGCGTACAAGACATGGTGCGTCAGGTGTTGTTGCCTTGGCTCAATGGTTTTCGCTTCTTCTCGACCTACGCCGAGATCGACCAATGGCAAGGCTCAGGATCGGACAAATTCTCTGATAACATCTTGGATCAGTGGATATTGTCTCGCCTGCAAACCCTAACCACTAAGGTCAATCAGGAGATGCAAGCCTACCATCTCTACAACGTGGTGCCTGCGCTATTTGAGTTTATCGAAGATCTCACCAATGGCTATATCCGTTTGAATCGAGCCCGCTTTTGGCAAAAAGAATTGAATGAAGACAAACAGCAGGCTTATCACACTTTGTACTCTTGTTTGGATACATTCAGCAGGTTAATGGCACCTTTTACGCCGTTTCTTGCGGAGCATTTATACCAAGAGCTGTTACCTTTTTCCGCTAACGAAAGACCAGAGTCAGTGCATTTATGCGACTACCCCACAGCAAATGCGGCGTTAAAAAACGAAGACTTAGAAGCCAGTGTCGCTCGTGTTCAGCACATCTTGGTAATGGGTCGTCAACTGCGTAACGATTTGAAAATCAAGCTAAAAACCCCGCTTAAATCGCTGACCGTATTGCATAAAGAGGCTCAGGTACTGAACGACATCGCTCGTTTGACGGATTACATTCAAACCGAGTTGAACATAAAAAACGTAATCTTTAGCCAACAAGAGAATGACTACATCGACTTCTACGCGAAAGCGAATTTCCCTGTTTTAGGCAAACGTCTTGGCAAGCAAATGAAATACTATGCAGCACGCATTGCGCAACTCAATGAGCAAGAGCTGGAGCACCTAGAAACCCACGGGCAAATCGAGGTGGATGGGCAAGTATTTAACCATGAGGAGATTCACGTTTATCGTCAAGCAAAAGTAGGCACACACACCACCTCCAACCGTTTTGTGTCGATCAGCATCGACCCAGAACTGACGGAAGAATTGGTGGCGGAAGGCGCCATGCGAGAAATGGTTAGCCACATACAGAAAATGCGTAAACAACAGGGCTACAAGGTCTTGGATCGTATCGACATTCGTATTGAAGCGAGTGACGTACTGACGCATTGGTGCCAACATCACCTTAATTACATCAAGGCAGAAACCTTAGCTAATACGCTGCGTTTTACCAAGGTATCTGAATCGGGCTCACGCTTGAGCAC